A stretch of Physeter macrocephalus isolate SW-GA chromosome 6, ASM283717v5, whole genome shotgun sequence DNA encodes these proteins:
- the RIMKLB gene encoding beta-citrylglutamate synthase B isoform X1, translating to MCSSVAAKLWFLTDRRIREDYPQKEILRALKAKCCEEELDFRAVVMDEVVLTVEQGNLGLRINGELITAYPQVVVVRVPTPWVQSDSDITVLRHLEKMGCRLMNRPQAILNCVNKFWTFQELAGHGVPLPDTFSYGGHENFAKMIDEAEVLEFPMVVKNTRGHRGKAVFLARDKHHLADLSHLIRHEAPYLFQKYVKESHGRDVRVIVVGGRVVGTMLRCSTDGRMQSNCSLGGVGMMCSLSEQGKQLAIQVSNILGMDVCGIDLLTKDDGSFCVCEANANVGFIAFDKACNLDVAGIIADYAASLLPSGRLTRRMSLLSVVSTASETSEPELGPPANTAVDNMSASSSSVDSDPETTERELITKLPGGLFNMNQLLANEIKLLVE from the exons ATGTGTAGCTCTGTGGCCGCCAAGTTGTGGTTTTTGACAGATCGTCGAATCAGGGAAGACTATCCCCAAAAAGAGATCTTACGAGCATTAAAGGCCAAATGTTGTGAGGAGGAACTGGACTTTAGGGCTGTGGTGATGGATGAGGTGGTGCTAACAGTCGAGCAAGGAAACCTGG GTCTTCGTATCAATGGAGAACTAATTACTGCCTACCCTCAGGTGGTGGTAGTGCGAGTACCAACCCCTTGGGTGCAAAGTGATAGTGACATCACTGTTTTGCGTCATCTAGAGAAGATGGGATGCAGGTTGATGAACCGACCTCAAGCCATCCTGAACTGTGTTAATAAGTTCTGGACGTTTCAAGAGTTGGCAGGTCACGGTGTTCCTCTGCCAGATACTTTCTCTTATG GTGGTCATGAAAATTTTGCTAAAATGATTGATGAAGCAGAGGTACTGGAGTTCCCAATGGTAGTGAAGAATACACGGGGTCATAGAG GCAAAGCAGTTTTCTTGGCTCGCGATAAGCACCATTTGGCTGATCTAAGCCATCTTATTCGCCATGAAGCTCCTTACCTGTTTCAGAAGTATGTTAAAGAGTCTCATGGAAGGGATGTACGTGTCATAGTTGTGGGAGGCCGTGTGGTTGGCACCATGTTACGCTGTTCAACGGATGGGAGGATGCAAAGCAACTGCTCACTAG GTGGTGTCGGGATGATGTGCTCATTGAGTGAACAAGGGAAACAGCTAGCTATCCAGGTGTCTAATATCCTGGGAATGGATGTGTGTGGCATCGACCTGTTGACGAAAGACGACGGCTCCTTCTGTGTCTGCGAGGCCAATGCAAATGTAGGTTTCATAGCCTTTGATAAGGCTTGTAATCTAGATGTAGCTGGTATCATAGCGGACTATGCCGCCTCCCTTCTGCCCTCTGGCCGGCTCACCCGGCGTATGTCCCTGCTCTCCGTGGTGTCCACGGCCAGTGAGACTAGTGAGCCGGAGCTGGGTCCCCCAGCCAACACTGCTGTCGACAACATGAGCGCAAGTTCCAGCTCTGTTGACAGCGACCCTGAAACCACGGAGCGAGAGCTGATCACCAAGCTCCCGGGGGGCCTATTCAACATGAACCAACTGCTAGCCAATGAAATCAAACTCCTGGTGGAGTGA
- the RIMKLB gene encoding beta-citrylglutamate synthase B isoform X2 yields MCSSVAAKLWFLTDRRIREDYPQKEILRALKAKCCEEELDFRAVVMDEVVLTVEQGNLGLRINGELITAYPQVVVVRVPTPWVQSDSDITVLRHLEKMGCRLMNRPQAILNCVNKFWTFQELAGHGVPLPDTFSYGGHENFAKMIDEAEVLEFPMVVKNTRGHRGKAVFLARDKHHLADLSHLIRHEAPYLFQKYVKESHGRDVRVIVVGGRVVGTMLRCSTDGRMQSNCSLGGVGMMCSLSEQGKQLAIQVSNILGMDVCGIDLLTKDDGSFCVCEANANAPLKLGFWNVSVVDRNLLLESSSLPAEK; encoded by the exons ATGTGTAGCTCTGTGGCCGCCAAGTTGTGGTTTTTGACAGATCGTCGAATCAGGGAAGACTATCCCCAAAAAGAGATCTTACGAGCATTAAAGGCCAAATGTTGTGAGGAGGAACTGGACTTTAGGGCTGTGGTGATGGATGAGGTGGTGCTAACAGTCGAGCAAGGAAACCTGG GTCTTCGTATCAATGGAGAACTAATTACTGCCTACCCTCAGGTGGTGGTAGTGCGAGTACCAACCCCTTGGGTGCAAAGTGATAGTGACATCACTGTTTTGCGTCATCTAGAGAAGATGGGATGCAGGTTGATGAACCGACCTCAAGCCATCCTGAACTGTGTTAATAAGTTCTGGACGTTTCAAGAGTTGGCAGGTCACGGTGTTCCTCTGCCAGATACTTTCTCTTATG GTGGTCATGAAAATTTTGCTAAAATGATTGATGAAGCAGAGGTACTGGAGTTCCCAATGGTAGTGAAGAATACACGGGGTCATAGAG GCAAAGCAGTTTTCTTGGCTCGCGATAAGCACCATTTGGCTGATCTAAGCCATCTTATTCGCCATGAAGCTCCTTACCTGTTTCAGAAGTATGTTAAAGAGTCTCATGGAAGGGATGTACGTGTCATAGTTGTGGGAGGCCGTGTGGTTGGCACCATGTTACGCTGTTCAACGGATGGGAGGATGCAAAGCAACTGCTCACTAG GTGGTGTCGGGATGATGTGCTCATTGAGTGAACAAGGGAAACAGCTAGCTATCCAGGTGTCTAATATCCTGGGAATGGATGTGTGTGGCATCGACCTGTTGACGAAAGACGACGGCTCCTTCTGTGTCTGCGAGGCCAATGCAAAT GCGCCTTTGAAGCTTGGATTTTGGAATGTTTCAGTAGTGGACAGAAATCTGCTGTTGGAATCTTCTAGTCTTCCAG CAGAGAAATAA